In the genome of Populus trichocarpa isolate Nisqually-1 chromosome 10, P.trichocarpa_v4.1, whole genome shotgun sequence, the window aaaaaaaacataagtgaTCTATCtttatagttaaattttttaaaaaatcaatgataattTGGTTCTGAAATCTCTTAtttcttaaaacattttaaataattttgaaaaatatttctattgttttattatataactttgacagatttgaaaagaaaaatatcatttcatcattttgaGTGAAGAAATTTAATTGAAGAGCATATTAAGGAATTAGATACTATGTAGAACTgtaatacatataattaaaaatgtaataatataatataaacttattcAATTATACAGgtagctattaaaaaaaaaaaaacagtcgaTGGACGTAGCTAGTATTTTGGTGCGTGTAAAACTTGTGCGGGCAACATGGCTTTTGATGAAACTTGGTGGTTCAGATAGAGCCAGCCCATGAGGCCATGATAGATCCAGTTGATACAGGCCCATTTTCCTTCCATTGCCAAGAGTCACGCACTATCTCCTATTCAGGGCGTATGTGCTTTCTACCAAGCCACGTGGCCCAACTCTTTGCTTCCGATGATAGGTAGGCgcgaaaaaaatattattttaaaatattttaaaataaaaaatattttaaaaaataattattattatatttgtaaacattttttatttatataagtttAACATGTGACTAAAGTATAACTTGAAAACATGAGTTGCCGAATAACTTTTCAATACTTAAATGTACTAGagaattacaaataaatacttattaaaaaaataattaattcgcACATAATACAGTGCATATTAGAAAAGATATCACACCAAAACTACATAAAAGGATGTAATTGCATATAATATGTAAGTAaatcgttaaaaaaaaatattattgtctaGAAAAGATAGCgcgttattttgttttattgcgCAGCATCAGAAATGAATTGGATTCTTTCTATACCGGTTGAAATCTTCTAGTCTCATACCACGGAGAAAGAATTTGAGCTGCGTAGATTTTGATTCAACGTTTGTCGAATTTGGTGTACAATATGGGCAATGCTCAGTATCACCATGGCCTAGAAATGAGTTGATCATCTACTTTGCTAAtcatgataatgttttttttactctctttttatCTTCAACTCAGTCCAGGACCGAGATAGTTTGCATCAAAGACAAATACTATACTTTGGGATTGGGGTTCCCAGTCATGCCGGCATGGCCATGGAATCGTGGAAGTCATTGCTACTCCCACGAATATTATTCTAGTACTAACTACTGCTGCTGCTCTATAAGGTGTTGATGACCATTCATGTTACAAAGCCAGCTCTTGTAGAAGCTTTCATATCATCTTGCATTGCTAGCATACTTTTGCCTGAAGAATCATGGCACAACATCCAACTGGAGGTAACTCTGTTGGATTCAGTGCATATTTGTGATCTTAGGATCCTTGCAAAACACTATCGCTACttgtgtgtttaatttgtttatctGTGCAGTTAAAGATTACTTCTGTCATTAACATAGtttctgttgttgttttttattgttgcaGCCATGGCAATTGAGCAATCACCTGAGGAGATGGCACGATGGTATAGAGACATGTGCAAGCGCCTGAAGAGAGAAGCAGAGGAACCTCTATTGCACTTCTATTGTTTCGTTTTGTTGAAGAATAAGCAAAATTTGCAGCGCCAAGCCACCATTACCAAATACCAGCATCCTATGTGGGCAAAATGACATGGGAATCTACTTATGCTTGGGCACCgtacttattttaatttatgccATGCAGTTTCTAAGCGTAGTTCACGCACATCAATATCAGATACtccattgttgttgttttcaTGAACAAATTGGAATATTTGTCACTGCAGAGATGCACAGCCCACGTTCAGTAACAACCCCAATTTACCATCGTTACTTGCGTTTTACAGCCATCTTCCTACCATTGTTGACTTTCAGCTTGCGTTTTACAGCCATCTTCCTACCATTGTTGACTTTCAGCAATAGATTAATACGTTACAGTTCGAGTGATTTGACCAAATCGGTAAAACCTAAGCTGGTCAGGTTACACTAATTTCAATCCCTCATGACCActaatcacacaaaaaaaagggtGAACTTTTCTCCGAGCACAAACAAAATATCGTCAATAATGATTTATCTCATTTACAGCATGCATGTATAACTGATGATCCTGATACAAACACCACGGACAATCCAAATGGAAAACGTACATATCCAGTAAAATCACACTTACAGGGGAAACAATTAAGAAAGAATTACAGTTGTTGCTCTGCCCCACAGCAAATGCTAGAGGATCTTGGTCTGTTGTTTACCATTATTTCTTCTATTCAATACTAAATGTTGAACCAGATTGAAAAGTTGGAAGTTGACAGGTTTCCTAGTGTAGTGCTTGCTTTGTGGTAAGAAACTGAAAATACTTGCACGCAGCTAACAGTTGGACTAACTTCAAAAACGTTTGCAGATTAGGACGGCCTGACACTTGTATCAATCTCTAGAGTGCTTCAGTTATAACTTAGGCCTGTGTACTGCATAAATCCGTCTCCATTTAATCCCACTTCTCACCCTATTTTTgctccctttttttattatcctatcATAGAGCTCGAGAAAGAGTAACTGAGACCATCAATTAGGGCAATTAAGCGGCAGGAGAAGAGAGGAGCAAATGAAGCCATATGAAACCAATTCAACTTTCGATTTCTTGCCACAAGGCCCATCATGTCCTGCCAGAATAATAAGTCGAGACATTATTACAGGTATATCCAAGTAAAACAGGAGCAAGCCCAGCAAAGAACAtacaaaacatgaaaatggaATCATTATTACCTTAAAAACAACGTGGAACAAAAATCAACAGTCACCTCATCAACCGGAAGACATAGCTTCCTCAATCCTCCTAATTACAACACTTAGACTGCCACCACTTTCTAATGCTTTAACAGCAGCTCGATGAGCATCCCTATGccattttaacaaattaaaagattgtaGAACAGACCACCTTGCTTGATTTGACATCTATACAGGAGGAAGTCAAAAGGAGTCAGAGTTAGCATTACTAGCAAAGGGAAACACAAATTTTATACAATGGTGAGAGAGATACCTGGGCTACAGATAATGGGGGTTGCAGAAGAACACAGGTACTCCTAAATaggttttcatcattttctccaCCCTCTGCCTCGCCGTAAACCAGAGCTTCAGCTGCAATGCCAGCAAAAAGCACCATGCAGTACCTGACCACCATTCCAGACCATGAATTTTTGGCAATTTGATGCCAGAGATTAGTACGCATTGACGTGAGAGAATTCATATGGATGACTTACATAGCACAAACAATGCTCATATAGATGGGGAAACGAGTAATCTAGTTGCAAGGACACCGATATCATCCTGCTGAACACCTTCCATAAGCAGGTGCCTGGACAAGCTGCCTAGTGTCTATTTGTTTTAAACGTGAAAGAGTTAGCAAGCACAGTGGCTACTTTCATGTTGTTCACAAAAACCACTTACATTTGCTGCTTAAAGTCTAAATCCATATGAAATTACTCGTGGTAGTAAAAGGAGCAGCAAAAGCAGTTAAAAATCTAATCACCATATGACTGACTGTTGTTCCTTCAATTGTATCGAACAATAGCATTAACCAAGCAATCATAAACAGTTCTTCACATCATACCCACCTGTCAAACGAAGTGCCACTGAGTTTCCCTTCAGCAAGCTCATTACTCAGCTTTTCATCCCAAAACTGAGTTCCTGCCTGTATGAATGTGATATTTTATAAGTTGTTGCTGGCAACGCTGTTGCTAATTTGAATAAATGAACATATGATACCAGTGCAGATGTTATAGCAGTCATTAGGGTcaacaacaagaacaaagaGTTAGTAGGAACCTTAATTATCAAAGCCAGCATCAAATGGTAttccaaataaaatgaattaaagatAGATATAATCAGGCAACAAAAAACAAGGACAAATACTCTGACCAACAACTCAAGGaagcaaataaaatacatcAACTTATTGCCCTCCAGGCCTTCACAACTATCATCATAACTTTTAACAAATACTCCAAATAACACAACCAGTCATCTATTCTGAAGACTCATTCCAACAAGGGTGGCACTACCAGAATCTTCCATGATTTCCAACAGTAATCTCAGGGGAAATTATCAAGTGTAGCATGAAAAATAATCACCGCAGGAAGTGAATTGCATCGTAGACAAAAATAATGAGTAAATGGAAACAGGCCAGCTGATCATAACAATAGTTATCATCAAATAATTATTGTGAATATCTTTGGTTCACCATTAAGGAATCAGAATATAAGTTTGTATCATTCAAGAATTCTTTTCCTCTAATGTCAGAATGCTATACAGGTATATTTGGAAGGGTTCCTTACCTCCAATAGTGGCATGGTCCGCCACATATAGGGAAGGATTTTAACTAGCCAGATATATTTAGCAGCTATTAATCAATAACTTATGAAAAATACAGGGAGTAACAGCAAGTTTGTCCAAAGTAAGAGCAAATGACAAAAGTGAAGAGGGAACTgccataaaaatcaaaacgagAGTAGTGAGTAGATACCTGCCCTTGAGTGCCCATTTGCATTGCAACCATGGGGTCTAAAATTACACCTCGAACCGGACAACCCATAAGATATGCTGCAAAAGTAATTTTACAAGTAATTACATAGAATGGTACCAGCAAAAGAGAGAAACGATCTTTGAGAGTGTTGGCACGGTAACTGGCAACTGTTTGAAAAACATGCAAGTCAATGGGACTACTAAATGGACAGTGTTAAATGTGCAGAACCACTTTAGATACTGATATTGTTTGTGTACAATCAAAATACGTACCACAATTCCAAATGAAAACACTTACCCTGATTTCCCATTTCTTATAATAGAAAATGTCATCCAAACAAAGCATTTAAATCAAGTGAAAAGGTCCATACCTACCAAAAGATGACCTGCTTCGTGAACTAAGATTCGACGCTTATTCGGGGGCCAGTAGCTTGAGATTTGAGCTAAACAAGCTCCGCCAAGGAAGATAGAGTCTAAAAAGGCCAATCCTAAGATAGCCGCGAGGTTAACTCTGATATCAATCCCTCGGTCAACAAGAAAGTTTGCTCCTCCAGTAAACGCAATGAACACAAGGCTTGAGATCCCAGTTGCACCCCACTTCTTTGGTGAAAGTTTTGTCACTAAATGAGTAAACGGGAATGAAGCGTGCACACTTTAGTGtcgtttaaaataaatatgcactAAACCAAACTATAATGCGAATTAGAtgcaaataaattaagaacaaaaaaaccagGCAGACAAAACAGTACTGTATTCATGCTAGCACCTTCTAGACCAGTAGAAGACTGCAACAAGATTGGTGTAACTTCCCTAGGTCCTTCCAAAACTGCATAAATTGTAGCCCAAAAACATAAAGTAAGTATCTAGTTTTTTCTATAGCCATTACATCCAAAGACAGTCtattttagcaaaataaaaggtttaaatctttatacaaaaaaagaaagaaaatataaacttaCCAATGTTGCTAAATTTTCCAAAACTGGGCAAGAACCCCCTGTTCTTGAGGAACCCGTACGCACTGGAAACGAGTCTCATATCATCAGCATTCAAACAAGTGTCCAAAACCTCCCAATCCCTCTCTAACACATCAAACAAACCCAGGTCACCGAGTCCAGACCGAGTCGCTGAGTCATTTGAGAAAGACCCGTTAACTGAATCAGCTAAACTATCATTGTTTGTCTGAGTttctttggatttcaagaacctaAGAGCTCTGGCAAGGTCTTTTCTTTTCACAGCATCCTCGTACTCTTTCCATTCTCTTAGAGCTGCTCTTGGGATGGCTTTGAGATTTCTATTTGGTGGTGTTCGGGGGCAAGGAAGGGAAAATTGGCTAGAAAATAATAGTTGTTGGGACGAGAAAGCCATGAAAGGGAGATATGACAGCTTGGGTGGTTGAACGAGGGGAGAACCTGGAAAGTTTTTGCCAGGAGAGAAAGCAGATAGATGATCTATTCATGAAAAGAAGGCCGAGCAGTCAATGTGGGCTTTAGCCCGATTACATGTGAAGAATAAACTTAGCTTCCAAGGACGGTCCATGGCTAACCTTGGCCAGTTAGCCATGTTCTGCAAGATGTCACCCGTCCGTTTATGAAATTTGTGCTGTGATAAATATTCTTCAGTTGGCTCTCTAGGCAagaattttggttttaattttcaACAGAGAGCCAGTTAGCCTATTTCCTCATGAGTTGAGTTTTATAGAAACATGATTTATGGGTGTGTTGTTATGCTTATGAATTTTTAGGTGTGTTTCTTAAATATTACTATAATAATATCTGCTCTGTgctgtatatttatattatttttctaataaaatatttataccatgttgaaaatctaaaataaattaagtataagcacgttgttgttttttatttgtttttaatagaataaattcttaaaaaaattattttaactgaTAAACAACATTATAAATCtttatttggatttaataatgATTATTGGCTCCAAtagatttaatataaaatggATATAATTTAAATGCAGCTTTAGGACTTGTTTATTTAGTTCCTACACGAGTTTATATTTAATATGCTGGTATTTaaactatagttttaaaacttgattcagCCTGATGAATTGATTCGGAACTCGGTTGATTGAGACGGGAACTAGACTgcgtttataaaaaaataagggtagcTAAAAAACCgattgacccggtcaaaaacccggttgcaacccgataattatttttttttaccaaaacaacattgtaaacaaaaaaaatgaggttGACCCGcatgacccggtcaaaacccgtgACTCGGGTCTTGGGCCGGGTCGATCACAAAGTCGGGTTGAAAAACACGAccataaacacaacaaaaatcaagactttttttttattattgttttactatttttaacGGTACATTTACCTGGAAAATACAGCTATATTGTTTAAGTTACTTGTGTATTTTTTAGATccattataaattcaaataggCCTcgcattaataaaatattattttcatgtgcaTGTATATCTAATATACTATGTATAAAACTATGATGAGATAATAGAGTTCAATCAAGTATCTAGTTGCAAATTCTcgatatgatttaattttgttatatagaaaatatttgattttcctAGCAAATGGATTATATATCTACACTTTCTATACTATATGAGATAGACCATACAATTACCGACCGACGGGGCATGATGAGATTTTgacttgtttatatatatattataacatattctaaatggtgtgggggaaaccacacacaaaacactatggattataACATaatccaaaatgttttttttttttgctaactttttttttcttttttttttattttttttcttttttttcaaaattgttttttttttcaaaattacttttttttttcaactttcctattttttccttttcttttcatttattttttcttttgtttttttcaaaattattttttttattttaccttttaaatattgacctggttaaaattttgctttgtaatttttttctttaaaatactgtggattgctgcgatgttttttccacataatttttttattttatttctttatttta includes:
- the LOC7481597 gene encoding uncharacterized protein LOC7481597 isoform X1, translated to MAFSSQQLLFSSQFSLPCPRTPPNRNLKAIPRAALREWKEYEDAVKRKDLARALRFLKSKETQTNNDSLADSVNGSFSNDSATRSGLGDLGLFDVLERDWEVLDTCLNADDMRLVSSAYGFLKNRGFLPSFGKFSNIVLEGPREVTPILLQSSTGLEVTKLSPKKWGATGISSLVFIAFTGGANFLVDRGIDIRVNLAAILGLAFLDSIFLGGACLAQISSYWPPNKRRILVHEAGHLLVAYLMGCPVRGVILDPMVAMQMGTQGQAGTQFWDEKLSNELAEGKLSGTSFDRYCMVLFAGIAAEALVYGEAEGGENDENLFRSTCVLLQPPLSVAQMSNQARWSVLQSFNLLKWHRDAHRAAVKALESGGSLSVVIRRIEEAMSSG
- the LOC7481597 gene encoding uncharacterized protein LOC7481597 isoform X2, whose translation is MAFSSQQLLFSSQFSLPCPRTPPNRNLKAIPRAALREWKEYEDAVKRKDLARALRFLKSKETQTNNDSLADSVNGSFSNDSATRSGLGDLGLFDVLERDWEVLDTCLNADDMRLVSSAYGFLKNRGFLPSFGKFSNIVTKLSPKKWGATGISSLVFIAFTGGANFLVDRGIDIRVNLAAILGLAFLDSIFLGGACLAQISSYWPPNKRRILVHEAGHLLVAYLMGCPVRGVILDPMVAMQMGTQGQAGTQFWDEKLSNELAEGKLSGTSFDRYCMVLFAGIAAEALVYGEAEGGENDENLFRSTCVLLQPPLSVAQMSNQARWSVLQSFNLLKWHRDAHRAAVKALESGGSLSVVIRRIEEAMSSG